A single window of Paenibacillus sp. SYP-B4298 DNA harbors:
- a CDS encoding ABC transporter ATP-binding protein produces the protein MIRRFFMYYRPYRGLFMLDFGCAVIAGLLELGFPMAVQYFVDKLLPDQNWSLIIAASLALLAIYALNTLLQYIVNYWGHMLGINIETDMRRKLFDHIQKLSFRFFDNTKTGHLMSRLTNDMMQIGEMAHHGPEDLFIAVMTLLGSFTLMLFINWKLAVLTFIVIPVIIWLVVFFNKKMTKAIHQLFKDIGDFNARVEDNVGGIRVVQAFSNEKFEKERFNENNGRFRLTKLVSYKLIALNSSISYMLMRFVSLFVMVCGTWFVIRGELTAGEFVGFLLLTNVFFRPIEKINAIIESYPQGFAGFKRYCELLDTEPDIADAPDAIEAAPLRDSIRYSNVAFGYENESSVLGNISLTIHKGETVAFVGPSGAGKTTLCSLLPRFYEVTGGSITIDGVDIRQMKLASLRKQIGIVQQDVFLFAGTIRENIMYGKLDAAEAEVWEAARRARLDDFIRSQPDGLETVIGERGVKLSGGQKQRLAIARMFLKNPPILILDEATSALDTETEVAIQQSLAELSQGRTTLVIAHRLATIKNADRIIVVTPEGIAEEGRHEELLEVGGHYSRLHYAQFGT, from the coding sequence TTTGGTTGCGCCGTCATTGCTGGCTTGCTGGAGCTGGGCTTTCCGATGGCTGTCCAATATTTTGTGGACAAGCTGCTGCCTGATCAGAACTGGAGCCTGATTATTGCTGCCAGTCTGGCCTTGTTGGCCATCTATGCGTTGAATACGCTGCTTCAGTATATTGTGAATTATTGGGGTCATATGCTGGGCATCAATATCGAGACGGATATGCGCAGGAAGCTGTTCGACCATATCCAGAAGCTGTCGTTCCGATTTTTCGACAATACGAAGACCGGTCATCTGATGTCGCGGCTCACCAATGACATGATGCAGATCGGCGAGATGGCGCACCATGGCCCGGAGGATCTATTCATCGCCGTCATGACGCTGCTGGGTTCATTTACACTGATGCTGTTCATTAACTGGAAGCTGGCCGTGCTCACCTTTATCGTTATTCCGGTCATTATCTGGCTGGTCGTCTTCTTCAACAAGAAAATGACCAAGGCGATTCACCAGTTGTTCAAGGATATAGGGGATTTCAATGCCAGGGTGGAGGACAATGTGGGTGGCATCCGTGTCGTACAAGCCTTCTCCAACGAAAAGTTCGAGAAGGAGCGGTTCAATGAGAACAATGGACGCTTCAGGCTGACTAAGCTCGTCTCCTACAAGCTGATTGCTCTCAACTCGTCCATCAGCTATATGCTGATGCGCTTTGTCAGCCTGTTCGTCATGGTATGCGGCACCTGGTTCGTCATCCGCGGCGAGCTGACGGCTGGTGAATTTGTCGGCTTCCTGCTGCTGACCAACGTATTCTTCCGCCCGATCGAGAAGATCAATGCGATTATCGAGAGCTATCCGCAAGGCTTTGCCGGCTTCAAGCGCTATTGCGAGCTGCTGGATACTGAGCCGGATATTGCTGATGCGCCTGATGCCATCGAGGCGGCTCCACTGCGGGATAGCATCCGGTATAGCAATGTAGCATTCGGCTACGAGAATGAGAGCAGCGTGCTGGGCAATATAAGCCTGACGATACACAAGGGCGAGACGGTCGCCTTCGTCGGCCCTTCGGGGGCAGGCAAGACTACGCTCTGCAGTCTACTGCCGCGCTTCTATGAGGTCACTGGCGGCTCCATAACGATTGACGGGGTAGATATTCGCCAGATGAAGCTGGCTTCATTGCGCAAGCAGATCGGGATTGTGCAGCAGGATGTATTTCTGTTCGCGGGCACGATCCGGGAAAATATCATGTACGGCAAGCTGGATGCTGCGGAGGCGGAGGTATGGGAGGCTGCGCGCAGAGCGCGGCTGGACGACTTCATCCGTTCACAGCCGGATGGGCTCGAGACCGTCATCGGCGAGCGCGGGGTGAAGCTCTCCGGCGGACAGAAGCAGCGTCTGGCGATCGCCCGGATGTTCCTCAAAAATCCGCCGATTCTCATCCTGGACGAGGCCACTTCTGCGCTGGACACCGAGACAGAGGTAGCGATCCAGCAATCGCTGGCCGAGCTGTCCCAGGGCAGAACAACACTGGTTATTGCCCACCGTCTGGCTACGATTAAAAATGCCGACCGGATCATTGTTGTGACACCGGAAGGGATCGCTGAGGAGGGACGGCATGAGGAGCTGCTGGAGGTAGGCGGGCACTACAGTCGTCTGCATTACGCGCAGTTCGGCACCTAG